The candidate division WOR-3 bacterium region CGATCGGAGGAGGTGCCGGGTGTGGCGACGGTCGGGCGGATACTGCGGCGGGCCGGCCTGAGTGAGGCCAAGGGGCGAGGTCGACCCCGACGCTGGGAGCCGGAAGGGCCGCTGAGTGCGGCAGCGGGTCCTAATGATGTCTGGACGGTTGACTTCAAGGGCTACTGGCGGGTGGGCGATGGCGAGCGGTGCGAGCCTTTGGGAATCCGGGATCTCTATAGTCGCTACATCCTCTGTCTGCGGCCGATGCGGCGGCGGCGGATTGAAGATGTTAGAGGCGTATTTGCGGAGATGTTTGAGCGCTACGGGCTGCCGGTGGCAATCCGCAGTGACAACGGTGCACCCTTCGCATCGATGGTTGGCCCCTATGGGCTGACGCGGTTGAGTGCCTGGTGTCGGACATTGGGCATCAAGCTGGACCGGATCGACCCGGGGCATCCGGAACGGAATGGCAGCCACGAGCGGATGCACCGTGACCTGGCGGCCGAGATCCAGGGACAGCCGGCGCCGACGCTTGCGGAAGAGGCGGTGCGACTTGAGCGGTGGCGGGTAGACTATAATATCAACCGGCCGCATGAAGCGCTGGGGCAGAAGACGCCGGGTGAGGTATATCGGGTATCGCCGCGCCGAATGAGCGACGTCGAGCCCTACAAGTATCCCTACGGCTATCTGCTGCGGCGGGTGGACAGCAAAGGGTACATAGCGGTAATGGGTAAGGCGGTATCCCTGAGCGATGCTTTGATCAGGACCGAGGTGGGTCTGGAGCGGCTGGATGAGACCCACTGGCGGATATGGTTTTGTGACATGGCGATAAAAGAGGTCTGCGTGCAACGTGCGGTACCCCGCTGGCTTGCGCCGCCGGCGGTCACGCAGGTGTAACCCATGTCCTGATAATAAAGTGTTACCTATGTCCTGAGTCGCTCATTCGGGGGCTGCCCGGGGGACGGTACCCCCAGTGCTGCCCGGGACTGTACTCTTGGCAATGACCTGTTGAAGC contains the following coding sequences:
- a CDS encoding transposase → MPWRVSGAQHLRAEFVLVASEPDVSTSAACRQFNVSRKTGYKWLRRYKEVGLCGLVDVSRRPRSSPLSVSGALVLELVRLRREHPHWGPKKLRRLLLRTGFRSEEVPGVATVGRILRRAGLSEAKGRGRPRRWEPEGPLSAAAGPNDVWTVDFKGYWRVGDGERCEPLGIRDLYSRYILCLRPMRRRRIEDVRGVFAEMFERYGLPVAIRSDNGAPFASMVGPYGLTRLSAWCRTLGIKLDRIDPGHPERNGSHERMHRDLAAEIQGQPAPTLAEEAVRLERWRVDYNINRPHEALGQKTPGEVYRVSPRRMSDVEPYKYPYGYLLRRVDSKGYIAVMGKAVSLSDALIRTEVGLERLDETHWRIWFCDMAIKEVCVQRAVPRWLAPPAVTQV